The following coding sequences are from one Paenibacillus sp. FSL R5-0912 window:
- a CDS encoding acyl carrier protein — translation MQDTIVRILSEIKNNPELLLTATEATDIVNDVGLDSLQMINFILRIEDEFEIEFDFDHFAYEDFQSIGDFMGFITATQTAS, via the coding sequence ATGCAGGATACCATTGTGCGGATCTTGAGTGAAATTAAGAACAATCCGGAGCTGTTGCTCACAGCCACTGAAGCCACCGATATTGTGAATGATGTAGGTCTGGATTCCTTGCAAATGATTAATTTCATTCTCCGAATCGAAGACGAATTCGAAATTGAGTTTGATTTTGATCATTTTGCCTATGAGGATTTCCAGTCTATCGGGGATTTCATGGGGTTCATCACAGCCACGCAAACCGCTTCTTAA